A stretch of the Bacillus sp. FJAT-18017 genome encodes the following:
- the tuaH gene encoding teichuronic acid biosynthesis protein TuaH, protein MKNIHIIVATGEWGQDSLRYRRHRLAEYLHGLPETHDVIWLCPTPTKNDTYVVTLPNGIRQWAIQDLLPQKVFRFGRYIDRFYKIKMNPFLESLKQSGDQCKLILWYTFPGYPLLADLYSWDKVIYDCSDFWSSPLSGSPSMAAALRKNVISAAEERIIKRADLIFCTSDYLREQIVRKLGASAASHVYTFENGVEYSLFANEKRAADVVPGFEGTILGFIGGIKPKLDFSLITKAARQKREWLFLFVGPDGTGGNPEFKEMLQEPNVIWTGSIPPENVPKYMNLVDIGMMPYKPSPYNNAVFPLKLYEFLAAGKPAVGVHLPSTKKYAEDMIYEYAEDGNSFIQACEKVEGTIGIQSYINRRKELAKTKDWGSIFEEMMDLVSEKKNELPASAG, encoded by the coding sequence ATGAAAAACATTCATATTATTGTTGCAACAGGTGAATGGGGCCAGGATAGCTTAAGATATCGAAGGCACAGATTAGCCGAGTATCTTCATGGCCTGCCAGAAACTCACGACGTAATCTGGCTTTGCCCAACCCCTACTAAAAACGATACTTACGTTGTCACTCTGCCAAATGGTATTAGACAGTGGGCAATTCAGGATTTGCTTCCGCAGAAGGTGTTCCGCTTTGGCAGATACATAGATCGCTTTTATAAAATTAAAATGAACCCTTTCCTTGAGTCCCTTAAACAATCTGGGGATCAATGTAAGTTGATTCTTTGGTACACGTTTCCGGGATACCCCCTTCTGGCTGACCTTTACTCCTGGGACAAGGTTATCTATGACTGCAGTGATTTTTGGTCTTCCCCATTAAGCGGATCCCCCTCTATGGCTGCCGCTTTAAGAAAAAACGTAATTTCTGCTGCGGAAGAACGGATTATTAAACGAGCAGACCTAATCTTCTGCACATCGGATTACTTGCGTGAACAAATCGTCAGGAAGCTCGGAGCTTCAGCGGCTTCCCACGTTTACACCTTTGAAAATGGTGTGGAATATTCTTTATTTGCAAACGAGAAAAGGGCTGCTGACGTTGTACCAGGATTTGAAGGAACCATCTTAGGGTTCATTGGCGGCATCAAACCGAAGCTCGATTTCTCGCTAATTACAAAGGCGGCACGCCAAAAACGAGAATGGCTATTTCTGTTTGTCGGCCCCGACGGAACAGGCGGAAATCCTGAATTTAAAGAGATGCTGCAAGAGCCAAATGTCATCTGGACAGGAAGTATACCTCCAGAAAACGTTCCAAAATATATGAATCTAGTGGATATTGGAATGATGCCTTACAAACCGTCACCTTATAATAATGCCGTATTCCCTTTAAAGCTGTATGAATTTCTGGCAGCAGGAAAGCCAGCCGTAGGAGTCCATCTTCCCTCCACAAAGAAGTATGCAGAAGACATGATTTACGAGTATGCCGAGGATGGGAACAGTTTTATCCAAGCTTGTGAAAAGGTTGAAGGAACAATTGGGATTCAATCTTATATAAACAGGCGAAAAGAATTAGCCAAAACAAAAGACTGGGGTTCCATTTTTGAGGAGATGATGGATCTTGTTTCTGAAAAAAAGAATGAATTGCCAGCAAGTGCTGGTTAA